The proteins below are encoded in one region of Manis pentadactyla isolate mManPen7 chromosome 2, mManPen7.hap1, whole genome shotgun sequence:
- the CEBPZOS gene encoding protein CEBPZOS isoform X2, giving the protein MARTMEPLAKKIFKGVLLAELVGIFGAYCLFNKMNTSQDFRQTMNKKFPFILEVYYKSIEQAGMYGIRQQDQEKWLNSKK; this is encoded by the exons ATGGCTCGCACTATGGAACCACTGGCAAAGAAGATCTTTAAAGGAGTCTTACTAGCTGAACTTGTGGGCATTTTTGGAGCATATTGTTTGTTTAATAAGATGAACACAAGTCAAG ATTTCAGGCAAACAATGAACAAGAAATTTCCCTTCATCTTGGAAG tttattACAAATCCATTGAACAGGCTGGAATGTATGGAATCAGACAGCAAGATCAAGAAAAATGGTTGAACAGCAAAAAGTAG
- the CEBPZOS gene encoding protein CEBPZOS isoform X1 encodes MPSEESGRGPNIFRMARTMEPLAKKIFKGVLLAELVGIFGAYCLFNKMNTSQDFRQTMNKKFPFILEVYYKSIEQAGMYGIRQQDQEKWLNSKK; translated from the exons ATGCCGTCGGAGGAGAGCGGAAGAGGCCCTAATATTTTCAG GATGGCTCGCACTATGGAACCACTGGCAAAGAAGATCTTTAAAGGAGTCTTACTAGCTGAACTTGTGGGCATTTTTGGAGCATATTGTTTGTTTAATAAGATGAACACAAGTCAAG ATTTCAGGCAAACAATGAACAAGAAATTTCCCTTCATCTTGGAAG tttattACAAATCCATTGAACAGGCTGGAATGTATGGAATCAGACAGCAAGATCAAGAAAAATGGTTGAACAGCAAAAAGTAG